A genomic segment from Gimesia sp. encodes:
- a CDS encoding sulfatase-like hydrolase/transferase, with the protein MRFSGITCLILVQLFVSAVLAGTPRPDMVIFLSDDHTWRDSSVYGSPDIKTPNMDRLAAQGMTFNNAFVASPSCAPSRAALLTGLYPANNGAEPNHSRPRAEIKKLPAYLQELGYEVVSFGKVGHYKQTPEYGFDIARHFRYHEDIAILKAIEWLQQRESERPLCLFVGTNWPHVPWPEEIGDIDPAALQVPPHHVDTPVTREWRAKYMAAIQTMDRELGQVYDVARQKLGDDVFFLHTSDHGAQWPFGKWNLYDEGIRTPLIVSWPEQIKPGVRTDAMASWIDILPTLIDVAGGTPPDSIDGRSLLPVLKGETTTHREVIFTTHSGDGDNNVYPMRAARTLDGWKYIRNLHPEFRFTSHVTNARAKNGYWDSWVQKAIAHPQARQKVRRYLERPDEELYQVNTDPYEQQNRVNEPEQAERLRMLREQVDDWLAETGDQKNVYGRPQRIAAEDKPNVIMVFIDDMGWSDLSCFQGTAVKTDNIDRLAAEGIRFTNFYVNSPICSPSRVALTTGQYPQRWRINSYLAQRKKNRERGLAQWLDPKAPVLARELKHAGYATGHFGKWHMGGQRDVGEAPLITRYGFDHSLTNFEGLGPRVLPLKDAYDGKPPQKHDLGSANLGHGPIRWEDRSVVTAAFVKDALNFIDQAEATGQPFYLNLWPDDVHSPFFPPEVMRDATDGSKRALYYAVLKAMDQQLGALFDRIRNDVKLKNNTLILIASDNGPETGAGLANPLRGAKTWLYEGGVRSPLIVWGPSLINPKAAGTTNNTSVLSALDLNRSLYSLTGTELPLGVQLDGEDLADTLLGKEIQSRQAPLFWRRPPDRPGTRKEPNPDLAVREGKWKFYMNYDQTGIQLYDLQQDVSETTNQASQQPDLVKRLQQAVNDWNSSLPADAGDPNWRPKKKPAKTGKAKAAN; encoded by the coding sequence ATGCGCTTTTCTGGAATTACCTGCCTTATCCTGGTACAGCTGTTCGTATCAGCTGTCTTAGCAGGAACGCCTCGACCGGATATGGTCATCTTTCTCTCAGACGATCATACCTGGCGTGATTCCTCAGTCTATGGCTCTCCCGATATCAAAACTCCCAATATGGATCGCCTGGCGGCCCAGGGGATGACGTTCAACAACGCGTTTGTTGCTTCTCCCAGTTGTGCCCCCAGTCGCGCCGCGTTGCTCACAGGATTGTATCCTGCCAATAACGGAGCAGAACCGAATCACTCACGGCCACGGGCCGAAATCAAGAAGTTGCCCGCGTACCTGCAGGAACTGGGATACGAGGTCGTCTCATTCGGCAAGGTCGGCCATTATAAACAGACGCCTGAATACGGGTTCGACATCGCCCGTCATTTTCGCTATCACGAAGACATCGCCATTCTCAAAGCCATTGAATGGCTCCAGCAGCGCGAGAGTGAAAGGCCACTCTGTCTGTTTGTCGGTACCAACTGGCCTCACGTACCCTGGCCGGAAGAGATTGGCGACATCGATCCCGCCGCATTGCAGGTACCTCCTCATCATGTGGATACGCCGGTCACGCGAGAGTGGCGGGCGAAATACATGGCCGCCATTCAGACTATGGATCGCGAACTGGGGCAAGTCTATGACGTGGCTCGACAGAAACTGGGAGATGATGTCTTCTTTCTGCATACCAGCGATCATGGCGCACAGTGGCCGTTTGGAAAATGGAATCTGTATGACGAAGGGATTCGCACCCCATTGATTGTCAGCTGGCCGGAGCAGATCAAACCGGGGGTTCGTACAGACGCGATGGCATCCTGGATTGATATTCTTCCGACACTGATCGATGTCGCCGGAGGCACGCCCCCTGACTCCATTGATGGCCGCAGCCTGCTCCCCGTCTTGAAAGGGGAAACAACCACACATCGCGAGGTTATCTTCACCACGCATTCGGGGGACGGTGATAACAATGTCTACCCGATGCGGGCTGCTCGAACGCTGGATGGCTGGAAGTACATCCGTAATCTGCATCCCGAGTTCCGGTTTACCAGTCACGTGACGAATGCACGTGCCAAGAACGGCTATTGGGACAGTTGGGTTCAAAAGGCAATCGCCCATCCCCAGGCACGACAGAAGGTGCGACGTTATCTCGAACGACCGGATGAAGAATTGTACCAGGTCAATACTGATCCCTATGAGCAGCAGAATCGAGTCAATGAACCTGAGCAGGCGGAACGTCTGCGCATGCTGCGAGAACAGGTCGATGACTGGCTGGCGGAAACGGGAGACCAGAAAAATGTCTATGGCCGACCACAGCGGATTGCCGCTGAGGATAAACCGAATGTGATCATGGTCTTCATTGACGACATGGGCTGGTCTGATCTCTCCTGCTTTCAGGGAACTGCTGTCAAAACAGATAATATTGATCGGCTGGCTGCCGAGGGAATCCGATTTACGAATTTTTATGTGAATTCACCCATCTGCTCTCCGTCGCGGGTTGCTTTGACCACAGGACAATATCCTCAGCGCTGGCGAATCAATTCTTATCTGGCGCAACGCAAAAAGAACCGGGAACGCGGGCTGGCGCAGTGGCTGGATCCCAAGGCACCTGTGCTGGCGCGGGAACTGAAGCATGCGGGGTACGCGACAGGGCACTTTGGAAAATGGCACATGGGCGGCCAGCGGGATGTGGGAGAAGCGCCTTTGATCACCCGCTACGGTTTTGATCATAGCCTGACGAACTTTGAAGGCCTCGGCCCACGTGTTTTGCCTCTGAAGGACGCCTATGATGGAAAGCCTCCCCAGAAACATGATCTCGGTTCCGCCAACCTCGGACATGGTCCCATTCGCTGGGAAGATCGTTCCGTCGTAACGGCCGCTTTTGTAAAAGACGCTCTGAACTTTATCGATCAGGCTGAAGCGACGGGCCAGCCTTTCTATCTGAACCTCTGGCCCGATGATGTCCATTCTCCATTCTTTCCGCCCGAAGTCATGCGTGATGCGACGGACGGAAGTAAACGGGCCCTCTATTACGCGGTTCTCAAAGCCATGGATCAGCAGTTGGGGGCATTGTTTGATCGCATACGAAATGACGTGAAACTGAAAAATAATACATTGATTCTGATCGCGTCCGATAATGGTCCTGAAACCGGCGCTGGTCTTGCCAATCCATTGAGGGGGGCCAAGACCTGGCTTTATGAAGGAGGTGTTCGTTCGCCGCTGATCGTCTGGGGGCCGTCGCTGATCAATCCAAAAGCTGCTGGCACAACAAACAATACGTCCGTACTCAGTGCCTTGGATTTAAACCGCTCGCTGTATTCACTAACGGGTACAGAACTCCCACTGGGAGTCCAGCTCGATGGCGAGGATCTGGCTGATACGTTGCTGGGAAAAGAAATACAGAGCAGACAGGCACCGCTGTTCTGGAGACGTCCCCCCGATCGACCGGGGACCAGGAAAGAACCAAATCCGGATCTGGCCGTCCGTGAGGGGAAATGGAAGTTTTACATGAACTACGACCAGACAGGGATTCAGCTCTACGATCTCCAACAGGATGTCTCGGAAACCACGAACCAGGCATCACAACAACCAGATCTGGTCAAACGCTTGCAGCAGGCGGTCAACGACTGGAATTCCAGTCTTCCTGCAGACGCCGGAGATCCCAACTGGCGGCCGAAAAAGAAACCTGCCAAGACAGGAAAGGCAAAGGCCGCAAACTGA
- a CDS encoding DUF1501 domain-containing protein, translating to MKRNQGCHSLDHQIARRQFLAGAAGGAVCLGLSDLSAHAETVKSQHKRILQVYLQGGVSQLESWDPKPGTEFGGPFRAIPTSVPGMHISELLPHTAQRMHLLSIVRSINIKTNDHSQGRLFMEKGRRAGEYPYIGSIASKYLAPANSELPGYIHISTRGLSDATAAFLGAQHAQLKFEGVKPPQNLGLPKNLNATANTRRLQLRQQFNQQFRQGRRKAQTETFDASFQQASKLMARKSFFEKTPDAKDLERYGKHDFGRNCLLARKLLENNATCVKVTHHGYDSHAENFNFHLEQLGEFDKTFSMLLDDLHERGMLESTLVMVYSEFGRTPKINVRYGRDHWGTAWSIALGGCGVQPGAIIGKTNEKGTAVADREVDAGHLFHTYLQALGIDSTRDHEIGGRSIPIGDPTTQPIKELLA from the coding sequence ATGAAACGCAATCAAGGATGCCATTCTCTGGATCACCAGATTGCCCGGCGACAATTCCTGGCGGGGGCCGCTGGTGGAGCAGTCTGCCTGGGGCTCTCGGATCTGTCTGCACACGCCGAGACGGTGAAAAGCCAGCATAAACGGATTCTGCAGGTGTATCTCCAGGGGGGCGTCAGCCAATTGGAATCCTGGGATCCGAAACCAGGAACTGAATTCGGTGGACCGTTCCGTGCAATTCCGACCTCAGTTCCAGGCATGCATATTTCTGAGTTGCTGCCTCATACTGCCCAGAGGATGCATCTGCTCTCAATCGTTCGCAGCATTAATATTAAGACGAACGACCATTCACAGGGACGCCTGTTTATGGAGAAGGGGAGGCGGGCCGGCGAGTATCCCTATATAGGTTCGATCGCCTCAAAGTATCTCGCGCCTGCGAATAGCGAACTGCCGGGATATATTCACATTTCGACAAGAGGACTCAGCGATGCGACGGCTGCTTTCCTGGGAGCACAGCATGCCCAGCTCAAATTTGAAGGGGTGAAGCCACCTCAGAACCTGGGATTACCCAAAAACCTGAACGCGACCGCAAACACACGCCGCCTGCAACTCCGGCAGCAGTTCAACCAGCAGTTTCGACAGGGACGCCGTAAGGCACAGACGGAAACCTTCGATGCTTCGTTTCAGCAGGCTTCCAAATTGATGGCCCGCAAATCGTTCTTCGAGAAAACACCTGATGCCAAAGACCTGGAACGCTACGGCAAACATGATTTCGGCCGGAATTGCCTCCTGGCAAGAAAGCTCCTGGAGAATAATGCCACCTGTGTCAAAGTGACTCATCATGGATACGATTCTCATGCTGAAAATTTCAATTTTCATCTTGAGCAGCTCGGGGAATTCGACAAAACATTTTCCATGCTGCTCGATGATCTCCATGAGCGGGGCATGCTGGAGAGTACGTTGGTGATGGTCTATTCCGAATTCGGCCGAACCCCGAAAATCAATGTCCGCTATGGACGTGATCACTGGGGAACCGCTTGGTCGATCGCCCTGGGAGGTTGTGGTGTTCAGCCGGGAGCTATTATTGGTAAGACCAACGAAAAAGGGACTGCCGTCGCAGATCGAGAAGTCGACGCCGGTCACCTGTTTCATACCTATCTGCAGGCACTGGGCATTGATTCGACCCGCGACCATGAGATCGGCGGACGTTCGATTCCCATCGGTGATCCCACCACACAGCCCATTAAGGAGTTGTTAGCATGA
- a CDS encoding DUF1549 domain-containing protein, whose product MLFLSGITSTVTAQTPLHQQIDQLIAEGKPQFEKQAAPLADDATFLRRVTLDLTGTIPTADEVRTFVADSSPDKRSQRIDQLLASPEHARRLQYLFDTMLMERRPGKYVKTAEWEEYLRQSFLENRPWDELVHEILTVDGTDKTTRPAARFLLDRELKSEVVTRDLGRIFLGRDLQCAQCHDHPNVNDYLQRHYHGLDAFLSRSYLFKDPKTKQASIGEKAEGQVSFTSVFTKEEGMTAPRVLDLPEIPDPADAKKAYKVKPAKNVRSVPVYSRRLQLADALTSQNNGAFQKNIVNRLWAMMMGQGLVEPLDMWHSDNPPTHPKIVSLLSEELANHEFNLRYVIRELALTQTYQRSSHVSAETEIPERSAYQMGLLKPLTPEQLAWSMMQATGVTSATLERLQTKQRKVDEKQKTKKADDTLWQEEALHGALKGNVAAFVRTFGIVGAQTTRFDASADQALFLLNGNTIQAWLAPSGNQLTARLKKLDQPTAIAEELYLSVFSRFPTEKEIKQVALFLEGGPKPTDQDLQQLIWAALSSDEFRFNH is encoded by the coding sequence GTGTTGTTTCTGTCAGGAATCACATCGACTGTCACTGCCCAGACTCCACTGCATCAGCAGATCGATCAGCTTATTGCTGAAGGAAAGCCGCAGTTTGAAAAACAGGCTGCTCCTCTGGCCGATGATGCCACGTTCCTGAGGCGGGTGACCCTGGACCTGACCGGGACCATTCCCACAGCTGATGAAGTTCGAACCTTTGTCGCGGATTCGTCTCCCGACAAACGCAGCCAGCGGATCGACCAGTTACTTGCCTCACCAGAACACGCCCGACGGTTACAGTATCTGTTCGACACGATGTTGATGGAGCGTCGACCGGGCAAATATGTGAAGACAGCTGAATGGGAAGAATACCTGCGTCAATCTTTTCTGGAGAACCGTCCCTGGGATGAACTGGTTCATGAAATTCTGACTGTCGACGGAACAGATAAGACAACACGACCCGCGGCCCGTTTTCTGTTGGATCGGGAATTAAAATCCGAAGTCGTGACGCGCGATCTGGGCCGTATTTTTCTCGGACGCGATCTGCAATGTGCCCAATGCCATGATCATCCCAACGTGAATGATTACCTGCAGCGACACTACCATGGTCTGGATGCCTTCCTGAGCCGCAGCTATCTCTTCAAAGATCCCAAGACCAAGCAGGCCTCGATCGGTGAAAAAGCCGAAGGCCAGGTCTCCTTTACCTCCGTGTTTACCAAAGAAGAGGGGATGACCGCCCCCCGGGTACTGGATCTTCCCGAAATTCCAGATCCGGCGGACGCGAAAAAAGCGTACAAAGTTAAACCCGCAAAGAATGTGCGTTCGGTCCCTGTTTACAGTCGACGTTTGCAACTGGCGGATGCACTGACCAGTCAAAATAACGGGGCGTTCCAGAAGAACATCGTTAACCGTCTCTGGGCCATGATGATGGGGCAGGGCCTGGTTGAACCACTCGATATGTGGCACTCGGATAATCCTCCGACCCATCCGAAAATCGTGTCGCTTCTGAGTGAAGAGCTAGCGAATCATGAGTTTAATCTGCGGTACGTGATTCGTGAGCTGGCACTGACCCAGACCTACCAGCGCAGCAGTCATGTTTCAGCTGAAACTGAGATCCCCGAGCGATCAGCTTACCAGATGGGTCTGCTCAAACCATTAACGCCCGAACAACTCGCCTGGTCCATGATGCAGGCCACCGGGGTGACCTCAGCGACCTTGGAACGTCTGCAGACGAAACAGCGCAAAGTCGATGAGAAACAGAAAACCAAAAAAGCTGATGACACTCTCTGGCAGGAAGAGGCGTTACACGGCGCATTGAAAGGGAACGTGGCTGCCTTTGTCCGGACATTTGGGATTGTCGGCGCACAGACCACACGTTTCGACGCCTCGGCTGATCAGGCCCTGTTTCTGCTAAATGGTAACACGATCCAGGCCTGGCTCGCTCCCTCTGGTAATCAATTGACGGCCCGTCTGAAGAAGCTGGATCAGCCGACCGCTATCGCAGAAGAGTTGTATCTTTCCGTATTTTCACGGTTCCCCACCGAAAAAGAAATCAAACAGGTGGCCCTGTTCCTGGAAGGTGGCCCGAAGCCTACCGACCAGGATCTGCAACAACTGATCTGGGCGGCACTCTCTTCTGACGAGTTTCGTTTCAATCATTAA